One window of the Cryptomeria japonica chromosome 7, Sugi_1.0, whole genome shotgun sequence genome contains the following:
- the LOC131078495 gene encoding zinc transporter 6, chloroplastic, producing the protein MADCSTLHTVEGACRDSKAAFWLKLLAIAVILVTGAAGVSVPVLYTRYSKALKSHGSLLSLVKCFAAGVILSTGFVHVLPEAFAALSSNCLPKRPWKDFPFAGMVAMAGALATLAVDILADRHSQTGSYIRVKSDDNQTKFKDVELAKNSVFPVSCCGAGAGNGGEINGGLALAQKVAAPPLEDSGEDLYVQQRQKLVSKVLEIGIIFHSVIIGITLGMSQNRCSIAPLVAALGFHQFFEGMGLGGCIALADFGTNVTVMMCVMFSVTTPFGIMAGMVMNFISGYDENNPKALILEGLFGSASSGILVYMALVDLIAAEFLNSKKLKSNSFLMSAAYVLLVLGAGSMSLLALWA; encoded by the exons ATGGCGGACTGCAGCACATTGCATACAGTGGAGGGCGCATGCAGAGACAGCAAGGCCGCATTTTGGCTCAAGCTTTTGGCAATTGCGGTCATTTTAGTAACAGGCGCGGCAGGAGTGAGCGTTCCAGTCTTATATACCAGATATTCCAAGGCTCTGAAATCGCACGGCAGTTTGCTTTCCCTGGTAAAATGCTTTGCAGCAGGGGTCATTCTTTCCACTGGATTTGTTCATGTTTTGCCGGAAGCTTTTGCCGCTCTTTCCAGCAATTGCCTCCCCAAACGCCCGTGGAAAGATTTTCCCTTTGCAGGAATGGTGGCCATGGCGGGCGCGCTTGCAACTCTGGCCGTCGATATTCTCGCCGACCGCCATAGCCAAACAGGGTCTTATATTCGGGTTAAGTCTGATGATAACCAGACTAAATTTAAGGATGTGGAATTGGCTAAAAATTCGGTTTTTCCCGTGAGTTGCTGCGGTGCAGGGGCGGGAAATGGGGGGGAAATAAATGGCGGCTTGGCTTTGGCACAGAAGGTTGCGGCGCCCCCTCTGGAGGATTCAGGGGAGGATTTGTATGTACAGCAGAGGCAGAAATTGGTTTCTAAGGTGTTGGAGATTGGGATCATTTTTCATTCTGTTATAATTGGGATCACTCTTGGGATGTCTCAGAATAGATGTTCGATTGCCCCTCTTGTTGCTGCTCTTGGATTTCATCAGTTCTTTGAAGGAATGGGGCTTGGCGGATGTATTGCTCTG GCAGACTTCGGAACCAATGTGACAGTGATGATGTGTGTTATGTTCTCAGTGACAACACCCTTTGGAATAATGGCGGGCATGGTAATGAACTTCATAAGTGGTTATGACGAAAACAATCCAAAGGCACTCATACTTGAGGGACTGTTTGGGTCTGCATCATCTGGAATACTTGTGTACATGGCTCTTGTTGATCTCATAGCTGCTGAATTCCTCAACAGCAAGAAATTGAAATCCAATTCCTTCCTCATGTCTGCAGCTTATGTTTTACTTGTTCTTGGGGCAGGATCCATGTCACTTCTTGCTCTATGGGCTTAG